The following proteins come from a genomic window of Meleagris gallopavo isolate NT-WF06-2002-E0010 breed Aviagen turkey brand Nicholas breeding stock chromosome Z, Turkey_5.1, whole genome shotgun sequence:
- the DNAI1 gene encoding dynein intermediate chain 1, axonemal, translating to MEELQKMEKSKEKEKPKAQIGKKEEKKRGRKLISLESQANDITKISNAAKIMERMVNQNIFDDIAQDFKYFEDASDEYRDQRGTLLPLWKFQYDKTKRLAVTAISWNPKYKDLFAVGYGSCK from the exons ATGGAGGAGCTTCAGAAAATGGAGAAgtcaaaagagaaagagaaaccaAAAGCTCagataggaaagaaagaggagaagaagaggggaagaaagtTAATTTCACTGGAATCACAG GCTAATGATATAACCAAGATTTCCAATGCTGCCAAAATAATGGAGCGGATGGTGAATCAGAACATATTTGATGACATTGCACAAG attttaaatattttgaggaTGCCTCCGATGAATACAGGGACCAGAGGGGAACTCTCCTCCCACTCTGGAAGTTCCAGTATGACAAAACCAAGAGACTTGCAGTTACTGCCATCTCCTG GAATCCAAAGTACAAGGACCTGTTTGCAGTGGGGTATGGCTCTTGTAAGTAA